Proteins encoded together in one Drosophila albomicans strain 15112-1751.03 chromosome 2R, ASM965048v2, whole genome shotgun sequence window:
- the LOC117573894 gene encoding uncharacterized protein LOC117573894 isoform X11, protein MNETTRTIGGIALPALLLTLLLLFVSQTECRAAGETENESDIASLPSDVDNVELHRVKLVNGVMTEDHPIVMYKEDFVNEDYDPTQSETKAKPTRKYKQLKRMVRFDVLPETPIFVDGADDFGADNFEAGSLLEPSKQETLQKYPKKYHSRQRRQAYYNFSRNNHDVQPSQNRGDSVSNSLSFGHPNLNPRNPVEDKEPKNHGNRLLMQPPRREPSPQRRPATNRPTTSAPAASRRNTPRVSSCVWAIVNCCSQGNSEIHYNCFEEFDCHGAFWGVNPCADNVRDGTIVSLTRSFSTGPPSQRQYLPI, encoded by the exons ATGAACGAAACGACTCGAACAATCGGTGGCATTGCACTTCCTGCACTGCTattgacgctgctgctgctgtttgtgtcCCAAACCGAGTGTCGAGCTGCGGGGGAGACGGAAAATGAGTCTGATATTGCATCGCTTCCTTCGGATGTGGATAACGTGGAG TTGCATCGAGTGAAGCTCGTCAATGGCGTTATGACTGAGGATCATCCCATTGTTATGTACAAAGAGGACTTTGTCAACGAGGATTATG ATCCCACCCAGAGTGAAACCAAGGCAAAACCTACAAGGAAATACAAGCAACTGAAGCGCATGGTACGCTTCGATGTGCTGCCGGAGACACCAATCTTTGTGGACGGTGCCGATGACTTTGGTGCCGATAACTTTGAGGCCGGCTCGCTATTGGAGCCCTCCAAGCAGGAGACTTTGCAGAAGTATCCCAAGAAGTATCACAGTCGTCAGCGTCGTCAAGCGTACTACAACTTCAGCCGAAACAACCACGATGTGCAGCCCTCTCAAAATCGGGGCGATTCCGTATCTAATTCTCTGTCATTTGGGCACCCAAATCTAAACCCACG TAATCCGGTAGAGGACAAGGAACCCAAGAATCATGGTAATCGACTGCTAATGCAACCGCCTAGAAGGGAGCCCAGCCCACAAAGACGTCCAG CCACAAATAGGCCGACGACATCCGCACCAGCAGCGTCGAGAAGAAATACACCGAGGGTGTCAAGCTGTGTCTGGGCCATTGTCAACTGTTGTTCGCAGGGCAACAGTGAGATCCACTATAATTGCTTTGAGGAATTTGACTGTCACGGCGCCTTTTGGGGCGTCAATCCCTGTGCGGACAATGTGCGCGATGGTACGATTGTCTCATTAACGAGATCCTTTTCAACCGGTCCTCCATCCCAACGCCAATACCTAcctatttaa
- the LOC117573894 gene encoding uncharacterized protein LOC117573894 isoform X6 encodes MNETRRTIGGLALPALLLTLLLLFVSQTECRAAGETENESDIASLPPDVDNVELHRVKLVNGVMTEDHPIVMYKEDFVNEDYDPTQSETKAKPTRKYKQLKRMRHHYSTAEKIRFDVLPETPIFVDDADDSGADNFEAASLLEPSKQETLQKYPKKYHSRQRRQAYYYNRNHYYVQPYQYPPSPAPYYLPVATPNQYQHSQVEGKKPKYRGKQPPWQTKPTKPNMPTDIGTRLGEPDENSLFHDSNPANADFSVFNQPRPAADTPRPSSSNRQTPTTRPPFGGFQSPPESPVEQPPRWEPSPQRRPATNRPTTSAPAASRRNTPRVSSCVWAIVNCCSQGNSEIHYNCFEEFDCHGAFWGVNPCADNVRDGTIVSLTRSFSTGPPSQRQYLPI; translated from the exons ATGAACGAAACGAGACGAACAATCGGTGGCCTTGCACTTCCGGCACTGCTattgacgctgctgctgctgtttgtgtcCCAAACCGAGTGTCGAGCTGCGGGTGAGACGGAAAATGAGTCTGATATTGCATCGCTTCCGCCGGATGTGGATAACGTGGAG TTGCATCGAGTGAAGCTCGTTAATGGCGTGATGACTGAGGATCATCCTATTGTTATGTACAAAGAGGACTTTGTCAACGAGGATTATG ATCCCACCCAGAGTGAAACCAAGGCAAAACCTACAAGGAAATACAAGCAACTGAAGCGCATGCGTCATCATTACAGCACCGCAGAGAAGATACGCTTCGATGTGCTGCCGGAGACACCAATCTTTGTGGACGATGCCGATGACTCTGGTGCCGATAACTTTGAGGCAGCCTCGCTGTTGGAGCCTTCCAAGCAGGAGACTTTGCAGAAGTATCCCAAGAAGTATCACAGTCGTCAGCGTCGTCAAGCGTACTACTACAACAGAAACCACTACTATGTCCAGCCCTATCAATATCCCCCCTCTCCCGCACCATATTATCTGCCAGTTGCGACACCAAATCAATACCAACA TAGTCAGGTAGAGGGCAAGAAACCTAAATATCGTGGCAAGCAACCGCCATGGCAAACGAAGCCCACGAAACCCAACATGCCCACCGATATTGGCACACGTCTAGGTGAACCCGATGAAAACTCTTTGTTCCATGACTCGAATCCTGCCAATGCCGACTTCTCGGTATTCAATCAACCCAGGCCAGCAGCAGACACTCCCAGGCCAAGCTCAAGCAATCGGCAAACGCCAACAACTCGCCCTCCTTTTGGTGGATTCCAGTCCCCACCAGAGTCACCAG TGGAGCAACCGCCTAGATGGGAGCCCAGCCCACAAAGACGTCCAG CCACAAATAGGCCGACGACATCCGCACCAGCAGCGTCGAGAAGAAATACACCGAGGGTGTCAAGCTGTGTCTGGGCCATTGTCAACTGTTGTTCGCAGGGCAACAGTGAGATCCACTATAATTGCTTTGAGGAATTTGACTGTCACGGCGCCTTTTGGGGCGTCAATCCCTGTGCGGACAATGTGCGCGATGGTACGATTGTCTCATTAACGAGATCCTTTTCAACCGGTCCTCCATCCCAACGCCAATACCTAcctatttaa
- the LOC117573894 gene encoding uncharacterized protein LOC117573894 isoform X7 → MYLQAIVQFTIAFRSGKIESTFGDFHNIKREQQIQFKDMNETRRTIGSLALPALLLTLLLLFVSQTECRAAGESENESDIASLPPDVDNVELHRVKLVNGVMTEDHPFVMYKEDFVNEDYDPTQSETKAKPTRKYKQLKRMVRFDVLPETPIFVDGADDFGADNFEAGSLLEPSKQETLQKYPKKYHSRQRRQAYYNFSRNNHDVQPSQNRGDSVSNSLSFGHPNLNPRNPVEDKEPKNHGNRLLMQPPRREPSPQRRPATNRPTTSAPAASRRNTPRVSSCVWAIVNCCSQGNSEIHYNCFEEFDCHGAFWGVNPCADNVRDGTIVSLTRSFSTGPPSQRQYLPI, encoded by the exons ATGTACTTGCAAGCAATTGTTCAGTTTACAATTGCATTCCGAAGCGGAAAGATCGAAAGCACATTCGGTGACTTTCACAATATCAAA AgagaacaacaaattcaattcaaggATATGAACGAAACGAGACGAACAATCGGTAGCCTTGCACTTCCGGCACTGCTattgacgctgctgctgctgtttgtgtcCCAAACCGAGTGTCGAGCTGCGGGGGAGTCGGAAAATGAGTCTGATATTGCATCGCTTCCGCCGGATGTGGATAACGTGGAG TTGCATCGAGTGAAGCTCGTCAATGGCGTGATGACTGAGGATCATCCTTTTGTTATGTACAAAGAGGACTTTGTCAACGAGGATTATG ATCCCACCCAGAGTGAAACCAAGGCAAAACCTACAAGGAAATACAAGCAACTGAAGCGCATGGTACGCTTCGATGTGCTGCCGGAGACACCAATCTTTGTGGACGGTGCCGATGACTTTGGTGCCGATAACTTTGAGGCCGGCTCGCTATTGGAGCCCTCCAAGCAGGAGACTTTGCAGAAGTATCCCAAGAAGTATCACAGTCGTCAGCGTCGTCAAGCGTACTACAACTTCAGCCGAAACAACCACGATGTGCAGCCCTCTCAAAATCGGGGCGATTCCGTATCTAATTCTCTGTCATTTGGGCACCCAAATCTAAACCCACG TAATCCGGTAGAGGACAAGGAACCCAAGAATCATGGTAATCGACTGCTAATGCAACCGCCTAGAAGGGAGCCCAGCCCACAAAGACGTCCAG CCACAAATAGGCCGACGACATCCGCACCAGCAGCGTCGAGAAGAAATACACCGAGGGTGTCAAGCTGTGTCTGGGCCATTGTCAACTGTTGTTCGCAGGGCAACAGTGAGATCCACTATAATTGCTTTGAGGAATTTGACTGTCACGGCGCCTTTTGGGGCGTCAATCCCTGTGCGGACAATGTGCGCGATGGTACGATTGTCTCATTAACGAGATCCTTTTCAACCGGTCCTCCATCCCAACGCCAATACCTAcctatttaa
- the LOC117573894 gene encoding uncharacterized protein LOC117573894 isoform X8 — protein MYLQAIVQFTIAFRSGKIESTFGDFHNIKREQQIQFKDMNETRRTIGSLALPALLLTLLLLFVSQTECRAAGESENESDIASLPPDVDNVELHRVKLVNGVMTEDHPIVMYKEDFVNEDYDPTQSETKAKPTRKYKQLKRMVRFDVLPETPIFVDGADDFGADNFEAGSLLEPSKQETLQKYPKKYHSRQRRQAYYNFSRNNHDVQPSQNRGDSVSNSLSFGHPNLNPRNPVEDKEPKNHGNRLLMQPPRREPSPQRRPATNRPTTSAPAASRRNTPRVSSCVWAIVNCCSQGNSEIHYNCFEEFDCHGAFWGVNPCADNVRDGTIVSLTRSFSTGPPSQRQYLPI, from the exons ATGTACTTGCAAGCAATTGTTCAGTTTACAATTGCATTCCGAAGCGGAAAGATCGAAAGCACATTCGGTGACTTTCACAATATCAAA AgagaacaacaaattcaattcaaggATATGAACGAAACGAGACGAACAATCGGTAGCCTTGCACTTCCGGCACTGCTattgacgctgctgctgctgtttgtgtcCCAAACCGAGTGTCGAGCTGCGGGGGAGTCGGAAAATGAGTCTGATATTGCATCGCTTCCGCCGGATGTGGATAACGTGGAG TTGCATCGAGTGAAGCTCGTCAATGGCGTTATGACTGAGGATCATCCCATTGTTATGTACAAAGAGGACTTTGTCAACGAGGATTATG ATCCCACCCAGAGTGAAACCAAGGCAAAACCTACAAGGAAATACAAGCAACTGAAGCGCATGGTACGCTTCGATGTGCTGCCGGAGACACCAATCTTTGTGGACGGTGCCGATGACTTTGGTGCCGATAACTTTGAGGCCGGCTCGCTATTGGAGCCCTCCAAGCAGGAGACTTTGCAGAAGTATCCCAAGAAGTATCACAGTCGTCAGCGTCGTCAAGCGTACTACAACTTCAGCCGAAACAACCACGATGTGCAGCCCTCTCAAAATCGGGGCGATTCCGTATCTAATTCTCTGTCATTTGGGCACCCAAATCTAAACCCACG TAATCCGGTAGAGGACAAGGAACCCAAGAATCATGGTAATCGACTGCTAATGCAACCGCCTAGAAGGGAGCCCAGCCCACAAAGACGTCCAG CCACAAATAGGCCGACGACATCCGCACCAGCAGCGTCGAGAAGAAATACACCGAGGGTGTCAAGCTGTGTCTGGGCCATTGTCAACTGTTGTTCGCAGGGCAACAGTGAGATCCACTATAATTGCTTTGAGGAATTTGACTGTCACGGCGCCTTTTGGGGCGTCAATCCCTGTGCGGACAATGTGCGCGATGGTACGATTGTCTCATTAACGAGATCCTTTTCAACCGGTCCTCCATCCCAACGCCAATACCTAcctatttaa
- the LOC117573894 gene encoding uncharacterized protein LOC117573894 isoform X1 encodes MYLQAIVQFTIAFRSGKIESTFGDFDNIKREQQIQFKDMNETRRTIGGLALPALLLTLLLLFVSQTECRAAGETENESDIASLPPDVDNVELHRVKLVNGVMTEDHPIVMYKEDFVNEDYDPTQSETKAKPTRKYKQLKRMRHHYSTAEKIRFDVLPETPIFVDDADDSGADNFEAASLLEPSKQETLQKYPKKYHSRQRRQAYYYNRNHYYVQPYQYPPSPAPYYLPVATPNQYQHSQVEGKKPKYRGKQPPWQTKPTKPNMPTDIGTRLGEPDENSLFHDSNPANADFSVFNQPRPAADTPRPSSSNRQTPTTRPPFGGFQSPPESPVEQPPRWEPSPQRRPATNRPTTSAPAASRRNTPRVSSCVWAIVNCCSQGNSEIHYNCFEEFDCHGAFWGVNPCADNVRDGTIVSLTRSFSTGPPSQRQYLPI; translated from the exons ATGTACTTGCAAGCAATTGTTCAGTTTACAATTGCATTCCGAAGCGGAAAGATCGAAAGCACATTTGGTGACTTTGACAATATCAAA AgagaacaacaaattcaattcaaggATATGAACGAAACGAGACGAACAATCGGTGGCCTTGCACTTCCGGCACTGCTattgacgctgctgctgctgtttgtgtcCCAAACCGAGTGTCGAGCTGCGGGTGAGACGGAAAATGAGTCTGATATTGCATCGCTTCCGCCGGATGTGGATAACGTGGAG TTGCATCGAGTGAAGCTCGTTAATGGCGTGATGACTGAGGATCATCCTATTGTTATGTACAAAGAGGACTTTGTCAACGAGGATTATG ATCCCACCCAGAGTGAAACCAAGGCAAAACCTACAAGGAAATACAAGCAACTGAAGCGCATGCGTCATCATTACAGCACCGCAGAGAAGATACGCTTCGATGTGCTGCCGGAGACACCAATCTTTGTGGACGATGCCGATGACTCTGGTGCCGATAACTTTGAGGCAGCCTCGCTGTTGGAGCCTTCCAAGCAGGAGACTTTGCAGAAGTATCCCAAGAAGTATCACAGTCGTCAGCGTCGTCAAGCGTACTACTACAACAGAAACCACTACTATGTCCAGCCCTATCAATATCCCCCCTCTCCCGCACCATATTATCTGCCAGTTGCGACACCAAATCAATACCAACA TAGTCAGGTAGAGGGCAAGAAACCTAAATATCGTGGCAAGCAACCGCCATGGCAAACGAAGCCCACGAAACCCAACATGCCCACCGATATTGGCACACGTCTAGGTGAACCCGATGAAAACTCTTTGTTCCATGACTCGAATCCTGCCAATGCCGACTTCTCGGTATTCAATCAACCCAGGCCAGCAGCAGACACTCCCAGGCCAAGCTCAAGCAATCGGCAAACGCCAACAACTCGCCCTCCTTTTGGTGGATTCCAGTCCCCACCAGAGTCACCAG TGGAGCAACCGCCTAGATGGGAGCCCAGCCCACAAAGACGTCCAG CCACAAATAGGCCGACGACATCCGCACCAGCAGCGTCGAGAAGAAATACACCGAGGGTGTCAAGCTGTGTCTGGGCCATTGTCAACTGTTGTTCGCAGGGCAACAGTGAGATCCACTATAATTGCTTTGAGGAATTTGACTGTCACGGCGCCTTTTGGGGCGTCAATCCCTGTGCGGACAATGTGCGCGATGGTACGATTGTCTCATTAACGAGATCCTTTTCAACCGGTCCTCCATCCCAACGCCAATACCTAcctatttaa
- the LOC117573894 gene encoding uncharacterized protein LOC117573894 isoform X10, translating into MNETRRTIGSLALPALLLTLLLLFVSQTECRAAGESENESDIASLPPDVDNVELHRVKLVNGVMTEDHPFVMYKEDFVNEDYDPTQSETKAKPTRKYKQLKRMVRFDVLPETPIFVDGADDFGADNFEAGSLLEPSKQETLQKYPKKYHSRQRRQAYYNFSRNNHDVQPSQNRGDSVSNSLSFGHPNLNPRNPVEDKEPKNHGNRLLMQPPRREPSPQRRPATNRPTTSAPAASRRNTPRVSSCVWAIVNCCSQGNSEIHYNCFEEFDCHGAFWGVNPCADNVRDGTIVSLTRSFSTGPPSQRQYLPI; encoded by the exons ATGAACGAAACGAGACGAACAATCGGTAGCCTTGCACTTCCGGCACTGCTattgacgctgctgctgctgtttgtgtcCCAAACCGAGTGTCGAGCTGCGGGGGAGTCGGAAAATGAGTCTGATATTGCATCGCTTCCGCCGGATGTGGATAACGTGGAG TTGCATCGAGTGAAGCTCGTCAATGGCGTGATGACTGAGGATCATCCTTTTGTTATGTACAAAGAGGACTTTGTCAACGAGGATTATG ATCCCACCCAGAGTGAAACCAAGGCAAAACCTACAAGGAAATACAAGCAACTGAAGCGCATGGTACGCTTCGATGTGCTGCCGGAGACACCAATCTTTGTGGACGGTGCCGATGACTTTGGTGCCGATAACTTTGAGGCCGGCTCGCTATTGGAGCCCTCCAAGCAGGAGACTTTGCAGAAGTATCCCAAGAAGTATCACAGTCGTCAGCGTCGTCAAGCGTACTACAACTTCAGCCGAAACAACCACGATGTGCAGCCCTCTCAAAATCGGGGCGATTCCGTATCTAATTCTCTGTCATTTGGGCACCCAAATCTAAACCCACG TAATCCGGTAGAGGACAAGGAACCCAAGAATCATGGTAATCGACTGCTAATGCAACCGCCTAGAAGGGAGCCCAGCCCACAAAGACGTCCAG CCACAAATAGGCCGACGACATCCGCACCAGCAGCGTCGAGAAGAAATACACCGAGGGTGTCAAGCTGTGTCTGGGCCATTGTCAACTGTTGTTCGCAGGGCAACAGTGAGATCCACTATAATTGCTTTGAGGAATTTGACTGTCACGGCGCCTTTTGGGGCGTCAATCCCTGTGCGGACAATGTGCGCGATGGTACGATTGTCTCATTAACGAGATCCTTTTCAACCGGTCCTCCATCCCAACGCCAATACCTAcctatttaa
- the LOC117573894 gene encoding uncharacterized protein LOC117573894 isoform X9 — protein sequence MYLQAIVQFTIAFQNRKIESTFGDFHNIKREQQIQFKDMNETTRTIGGIALPALLLTLLLLFVSQTECRAAGETENESDIASLPSDVDNVELHRVKLVNGVMTEDHPIVMYKEDFVNEDYDPTQSETKAKPTRKYKQLKRMVRFDVLPETPIFVDGADDFGADNFEAGSLLEPSKQETLQKYPKKYHSRQRRQAYYNFSRNNHDVQPSQNRGDSVSNSLSFGHPNLNPRNPVEDKEPKNHGNRLLMQPPRREPSPQRRPATNRPTTSAPAASRRNTPRVSSCVWAIVNCCSQGNSEIHYNCFEEFDCHGAFWGVNPCADNVRDGTIVSLTRSFSTGPPSQRQYLPI from the exons ATGTACTTGCAAGCAATTGTTCAGTTTACAATCGCATTCCAAAACAGAAAGATCGAAAGCACATTTGGTGACTTTCACAATATTAAA AgagaacaacaaattcaattcaaggATATGAACGAAACGACTCGAACAATCGGTGGCATTGCACTTCCTGCACTGCTattgacgctgctgctgctgtttgtgtcCCAAACCGAGTGTCGAGCTGCGGGGGAGACGGAAAATGAGTCTGATATTGCATCGCTTCCTTCGGATGTGGATAACGTGGAG TTGCATCGAGTGAAGCTCGTCAATGGCGTTATGACTGAGGATCATCCCATTGTTATGTACAAAGAGGACTTTGTCAACGAGGATTATG ATCCCACCCAGAGTGAAACCAAGGCAAAACCTACAAGGAAATACAAGCAACTGAAGCGCATGGTACGCTTCGATGTGCTGCCGGAGACACCAATCTTTGTGGACGGTGCCGATGACTTTGGTGCCGATAACTTTGAGGCCGGCTCGCTATTGGAGCCCTCCAAGCAGGAGACTTTGCAGAAGTATCCCAAGAAGTATCACAGTCGTCAGCGTCGTCAAGCGTACTACAACTTCAGCCGAAACAACCACGATGTGCAGCCCTCTCAAAATCGGGGCGATTCCGTATCTAATTCTCTGTCATTTGGGCACCCAAATCTAAACCCACG TAATCCGGTAGAGGACAAGGAACCCAAGAATCATGGTAATCGACTGCTAATGCAACCGCCTAGAAGGGAGCCCAGCCCACAAAGACGTCCAG CCACAAATAGGCCGACGACATCCGCACCAGCAGCGTCGAGAAGAAATACACCGAGGGTGTCAAGCTGTGTCTGGGCCATTGTCAACTGTTGTTCGCAGGGCAACAGTGAGATCCACTATAATTGCTTTGAGGAATTTGACTGTCACGGCGCCTTTTGGGGCGTCAATCCCTGTGCGGACAATGTGCGCGATGGTACGATTGTCTCATTAACGAGATCCTTTTCAACCGGTCCTCCATCCCAACGCCAATACCTAcctatttaa
- the LOC117573894 gene encoding uncharacterized protein LOC117573894 isoform X3, with product MYLQAIVQFTIAFRSGKIESTFGDFDNIKREQQIQFKDMNETRRTIGGLALPALLLTLLLLFVSQTECRAAGETENESDIASLPPDVDNVELHRVKLVNGVMTEDHPIVMYKEDFVNEDYDPTQSETKAKPTRKYKQLKRMRHHYSTAEKIRFDVLPETPIFVDDADDSGADNFEAASLLEPSKQETLQKYLKKYHSRQRRRVYYNFSRNNHNVQPYQNRPVPASYYLPVAPPSQNPRNHLVGNKPTYIGNLPPWQTKPTKPSMPTDIGTRLVEPNENSLFHNSNPANAVFSVFNQPRPAADTPRPSSSNWQWPPTRPSFGGFQTPPVTPVEQAHKWEPSPQRRPVAPATTRRTSPRLSSCTWAISNCCSQGKSRIHYNCFEKFGCHGAFWGVNPCADKVRDGAIASSTGPLSLRQ from the exons ATGTACTTGCAAGCAATTGTTCAGTTTACAATTGCATTCCGAAGCGGAAAGATCGAAAGCACATTTGGTGACTTTGACAATATCAAA AgagaacaacaaattcaattcaaggATATGAACGAAACGAGACGAACAATCGGTGGCCTTGCACTTCCGGCACTGCTattgacgctgctgctgctgtttgtgtcCCAAACCGAGTGTCGAGCTGCGGGTGAGACGGAAAATGAGTCTGATATTGCATCGCTTCCGCCGGATGTGGATAACGTGGAG TTGCATCGAGTGAAGCTCGTTAATGGCGTGATGACTGAGGATCATCCTATTGTTATGTACAAAGAGGACTTTGTCAACGAGGATTATG ATCCCACCCAGAGTGAAACCAAGGCAAAACCTACAAGGAAATACAAGCAACTGAAGCGCATGCGTCATCATTACAGCACCGCAGAGAAGATACGCTTCGATGTGCTGCCGGAGACACCAATCTTTGTGGACGATGCCGATGACTCTGGTGCCGATAACTTTGAG GCCGCCTCGCTGTTGGAGCCCTCTAAACAGGAGACTCTCCAGAAGTATCTCAAGAAGTATCACAGTCGTCAGCGTCGTCGAGTGTACTACAACTTCAGCCGAAACAACCACAATGTGCAGCCCTATCAAAATCGCCCCGTTCCCGCATCATATTATCTGCCAGTTGCGCCACCAAGTCAAAACCCACG TAATCATTTAGTGGGCAATAAACCTACATATATTGGCAACCTACCGCCATGGCAAACGAAGCCCACAAAACCCAGCATGCCCACCGATATTGGCACACGTCTAGTCGAACCCAATGAAAACTCTTTGTTCCATAACTCGAATCCTGCCAATGCCGTCTTCTCGGTATTCAATCAACCCAGGCCAGCAGCAGACACTCCCAGACCAAGCTCAAGCAATTGGCAATGGCCACCAACTCGCCCTTCTTTCGGTGGCTTCCAGACCCCACCAGTCACACCAG TGGAGCAAGCGCATAAATGGGAGCCCAGCCCACAAAGACGTCCAG TCGCACCAGCAACGACGAGAAGAACTTCACCGAGGTTGTCAAGCTGTACCTGGGCCATTTCCAACTGCTGTTCACAGGGCAAAAGTAGGATCCACTATAATTGCTTTGAGAAATTTGGCTGTCACGGCGCCTTTTGGGGCGTCAATCCCTGTGCGGACAAAGTGCGCGATGGTGCGATTGCCTCATCAACCGGTCCTCTATCCCTACGCCAATAA
- the LOC117573894 gene encoding uncharacterized protein LOC117573894 isoform X4 — protein MYLQAIVQFTIAFRSGKIESTFGDFDNIKREQQIQFKDMNETRRTIGGLALPALLLTLLLLFVSQTECRAAGETENESDIASLPPDVDNVELHRVKLVNGVMTEDHPIVMYKEDFVNEDYDPTQSETKAKPTRKYKQLKRMRHHYSTAEKIRFDVLPETPIFVDDADDSGADNFEAASLLEPSKQETLQKYPKKYHSRQRRQAYYYNRNHYYVQPYQYPPSPAPYYLPVATPNQYQHSQVEGKKPKYRGKQPPWQTKPTKPNMPTDIGTRLGEPDENSLFHDSNPANADFSVFNQPRPAADTPRPSSSNRQTPTTRPPFGGFQSPPESPVEQAHKWEPSPQRRPVAPATTRRTSPRLSSCTWAISNCCSQGKSRIHYNCFEKFGCHGAFWGVNPCADKVRDGAIASSTGPLSLRQ, from the exons ATGTACTTGCAAGCAATTGTTCAGTTTACAATTGCATTCCGAAGCGGAAAGATCGAAAGCACATTTGGTGACTTTGACAATATCAAA AgagaacaacaaattcaattcaaggATATGAACGAAACGAGACGAACAATCGGTGGCCTTGCACTTCCGGCACTGCTattgacgctgctgctgctgtttgtgtcCCAAACCGAGTGTCGAGCTGCGGGTGAGACGGAAAATGAGTCTGATATTGCATCGCTTCCGCCGGATGTGGATAACGTGGAG TTGCATCGAGTGAAGCTCGTTAATGGCGTGATGACTGAGGATCATCCTATTGTTATGTACAAAGAGGACTTTGTCAACGAGGATTATG ATCCCACCCAGAGTGAAACCAAGGCAAAACCTACAAGGAAATACAAGCAACTGAAGCGCATGCGTCATCATTACAGCACCGCAGAGAAGATACGCTTCGATGTGCTGCCGGAGACACCAATCTTTGTGGACGATGCCGATGACTCTGGTGCCGATAACTTTGAGGCAGCCTCGCTGTTGGAGCCTTCCAAGCAGGAGACTTTGCAGAAGTATCCCAAGAAGTATCACAGTCGTCAGCGTCGTCAAGCGTACTACTACAACAGAAACCACTACTATGTCCAGCCCTATCAATATCCCCCCTCTCCCGCACCATATTATCTGCCAGTTGCGACACCAAATCAATACCAACA TAGTCAGGTAGAGGGCAAGAAACCTAAATATCGTGGCAAGCAACCGCCATGGCAAACGAAGCCCACGAAACCCAACATGCCCACCGATATTGGCACACGTCTAGGTGAACCCGATGAAAACTCTTTGTTCCATGACTCGAATCCTGCCAATGCCGACTTCTCGGTATTCAATCAACCCAGGCCAGCAGCAGACACTCCCAGGCCAAGCTCAAGCAATCGGCAAACGCCAACAACTCGCCCTCCTTTTGGTGGATTCCAGTCCCCACCAGAGTCACCAG TGGAGCAAGCGCATAAATGGGAGCCCAGCCCACAAAGACGTCCAG TCGCACCAGCAACGACGAGAAGAACTTCACCGAGGTTGTCAAGCTGTACCTGGGCCATTTCCAACTGCTGTTCACAGGGCAAAAGTAGGATCCACTATAATTGCTTTGAGAAATTTGGCTGTCACGGCGCCTTTTGGGGCGTCAATCCCTGTGCGGACAAAGTGCGCGATGGTGCGATTGCCTCATCAACCGGTCCTCTATCCCTACGCCAATAA